AATGCTGCTTTGAGAAGCTCTAGAAATTCCGCTCAATTAAGATCATTTACACAATTAATGTGGTTGGCATTTTTTGCAAATAGATTAACAAATGAAAAAAAATCATCTACTTTGAGAGATGTTTACTACTCATCTCAAGCATTTGCTGTAGAATTTGAAGATCAATCTGAATCTGATAATATTATTGTGGATTTAGAGGCAGTAACTTCTAAACCTAGAGAGGATTTTCATATTTTTCCTGAGGAAAGAAGCTCTATTTTCGGTGATTTGAATATTGAATACACTATTCCTGGTTATGAAGGAAAGACAATGAATTTGGCAAACCATCCTGATGGATATTCGATAGGCCCAAGTTTGACAACTGCTGAATTGGTTGATACAAGTGCTGAAATTGTTATTGCAATTGAAAAAGGTGGTCTTTTTACAAGATTTGTTGAAGAACAAGTTGATAAAAAATTCAAATCAATCATCATTAATACTGGTGGACAAGCACCTCGTTCAACTAGAACATTATTGAAAAGACTTCATGATGAAATGAAATTACCAATCATTTGTTTAACTGATGGGGATGTGTATGGAGAACATATTGCAATGGTAATTAAATCTGG
This window of the Candidatus Nitrosomarinus catalina genome carries:
- a CDS encoding DNA topoisomerase IV subunit A, with the translated sequence MATSKKQKESKIKARSKKADDKQKNILEMLKSHGAKIYDDLDNGQFPKFSIPSRSVSNIVYDKKLRQYILGTNAALRSSRNSAQLRSFTQLMWLAFFANRLTNEKKSSTLRDVYYSSQAFAVEFEDQSESDNIIVDLEAVTSKPREDFHIFPEERSSIFGDLNIEYTIPGYEGKTMNLANHPDGYSIGPSLTTAELVDTSAEIVIAIEKGGLFTRFVEEQVDKKFKSIIINTGGQAPRSTRTLLKRLHDEMKLPIICLTDGDVYGEHIAMVIKSGSANAAHLRELTVPDAKWVGVWATDIEKYKLPTIPMTESDIKRCYDLQKDPRYQDGIWKKELDVFLRLKRKAELEAFSKYGLTNITDKYLPQKLELAKSL